The Pseudarthrobacter defluvii DNA window AGCGTCTCGTTGAAGAACTCCGCAAGGCCAAGGAAGAGCTGTTCAACCTGCGTTTCCAGTCCGCCACCGGACAGCTGGAGAACCACGGTCGCCTGCGTGCGGTAAAGAAGGACATCGCACGCATCTACACCGTTCTCCGCGAACGCGAGCTGGGCATTCGTGCCGAGGTTGCCGCCCCGGTTGTGGAAGCCAAGGAAGAGAAGAAGTCCAAGAAGGCTTCAACCAAGAAGGCCGACAAGGCTGAAAAGGCTGAGACCGAGGAGGACGCCAAGTGAGTGAAAAGGACCAGAACGTGACCGAAACTGCTACCGAAGCCAAGGCTGGGCAGCGCGGTTACCGCAAGACCCGTCGCGGCTACGTGGTTTCCGACAAGATGGAAAAGACCATCGTTGTCGAGGTTGAAGACCGCGTGAAGCACGCACTGTACGGCAAGGTCATCCGTCGCACCTCCAAGGTCAAGGCGCACGACGAAGAGAACACCGCCGGCATCGGCGACCTCGTAGTCATCGCCGAGACCCGTCCGCTGTCCGCCACCAAGAACTGGCGGCTCGTGGAAATCCTCGAGAAGGCCAAGTAGCACCCGCTGCTTAGCTGTTGCCCCTGCTTCCTTCCGGGAGCGGGGGCTTCCTCGTTTAACGCGTGAAGCAGGTTCGCAGCGTCACGCCAAGCACCTTTTTGCTCCCGCGGACGACGGCGGGGCCTGGGTTGGCGGGGGAGTGGCACCGATAGCGGGCCGAAAGGCTGTCTTGCGTGACGCCGTCGTCCGTCTTGCCTGGGTGGGCCGGCTCTGTTGCGGAGCAGAGGACAGCGGTGATATGGGAACCGGCGGTAAACGTGCTAGGATATTGAGTTTGTATGGCGCCTTTCGCGCGCCATCATCAACCTCGTAAACAAGCGTGCCACAGCATAGTGCCCCTGTGCGCCCGGGATCTGTCCCGGACCGGGTGGGAGCAACTGCTTCTGGCACGGGCGTTTAGGCCTGGTCTGGCAAAATCCAGGCAGGTCAAGAGACACCCCGATCAACCGTTCCGCAAGGCTCATTCCGTAGCAAGACCACGGCCTGAGAACCGGCGCGACGCAAGGAGTAAATAGTGATTCAGCAGGAGTCGCGACTCAAGGTCGCCGACAACACGGGTGCTAAGGAAATCCTTACCATTCGCGTTCTCGGTGGATCCGGCCGTCGCTACGCAGGCATCGGTGACGTCATTGTCGCCACCGTCAAGGATGCAATCCCGGGCGGCAACGTAAAGAAGGGCGATGTGGTCAAGGCCGTCATCGTCCGTACCAAGAAGGAACGCCGCCGTGCGGATGGTTCCTACATCAAGTTTGACGAGAACGCAGCTGTGATCCTGAAGAACGACGGTGACCCCCGCGGTACCCGTATCTTCGGACCGGTTGGTCGTGAACTGCGTGACAAGAAGTTCATGAAGATCGTTTCTCTGGCTCCGGAGGTGCTCTAGCTCATGGCTGCAAAGATCAAGAAGGGTGACCTGGTTCAGGTCATCACTGGCGCCAAGGCTGAGCGCGGCGGCGACCGCGGCAAGCAGGGCAAGGTTCTGCGCGTCTTCACCGACACCAACCGCGTGCTGGTTGAGGGTGTCAACCGCGTCACCAAGCACACCCGTGTTGGACAGTCGCAGCGCGGCACCAAGACCGGCGGCATCGAGGTCGTAGAGGCCCCGATCCACATTTCCAACGTGGCCCTGGTTGACCCGTCGACCAAGAAGCCGACCCGTGTGGGCTTCCGCCTCGACACTGTGGAGAAGAACGGTGTCAAGAAGACCGTCCGTATCCGCGTGTCCAAGAGCTCCGGGAAGGACATCTAATGACTGAGACTCTCGAGACTCCGGCAACGAAGATCGTTCCTCGTCTGAAGACCAAGTACGCCGAAACCATCAAGGGCCAGCTCCAGGATGAGTTCAAGTACCAGAACGTGAACCAGGTACCCCGTCTGGTCAAGGTTGTTGTGAACATGGGTGTTGGAGATGCCGCCAAGGACTCCAAGCTGATCGACGGCGCTGTCCGCGACCTCACCCAGATCACCGGCCAGAAGCCGCAGGTTACCAAGGCCCGCAAGTCGATCGCACAGTTCAAGCTGCGCGAAGGCATGCCCATCGGTGCACACGCAACCCTGCGTGGCGACCGCATGTGGGAATTTGTGGACCGCCTGGTCAGCCTGGCACTGCCCCGTATCCGCGACTTCCGCGGCCTCAGCGGCAAGCAGTTTGATGGCAATGGCAACTACACCTTCGGTCTGACCGAGCAGGTTATGTTCCACGAAATCGACCAGGACAAGATCGACCGCGTCCGCGGTATGGACATCACGGTTGTGACCACTGCCAAGACTGACGACGAAGGCCGCGCGCTGCTCAAGGCGCTTGGTTTCCCGTTCAAAACCGAAGCTTAATTAACTACATAAAAGGTCCGGCCGCTCCGCTCTTTGAAGGACGGAACGGCGGAAACCGTTATGAGGAAGGGCATGAGCCCACATGACAATGACAGATCCTGTCGCAGATATGCTTACGCGCCTGCGTAACGCAAACTCGGCATACCACGACTCCGTGTCTATGCCTTACAGCAAGCTCAAGGCACGCGTTGCCGACATCCTCAAGGCCGAAGGTTTCATCGCCGGCTGGAAGGAAGAGGACGCTGAGGTTGGCAAGAAGCTGACCCTGGACCTCAAGTTCGGTCCGAACCGCGAGCGTTCCATCGCCGGTGTACGCCGCATCTCCAAGCCGGGTCTCCGCGTTTACGCGAAGTCCACCAACCTGCCCCACGTGCTCGGTGGCCTGGGTATCGCAATCCTGTCCACCTCTTCCGGCCTCCTGACTGACAAGCAGGCCGGCAAGAAGGGCGTGGGCGGCGAAGTCCTCGCGTACGTCTGGTAACGGGAAAGGAAGAGAATAATGTCACGTATTGGACGTCTCCCCATCACCGTTCCTGCCGGCGTTGAGGTCAAGGTTGACGGCTCTGTCGTCAGCGTCAAGGGTTCCAAGGGGGAGCTGACCCACACTGTGGCCAGCCCCATCGAGGTTAGCCCTGGACGACAGCACCCTGACCGTCAGCCGCCCGAACGACGAGCGCGCCTCCCGTTCGCTCCACGGCCTGACCCGCACCCTGATCGCCAACATGATCCAGGGCGTCACCGCAGGCTACGAGAAGAAGCTTGAAATCGTCGGTACCGGTTACCGCGTTCAGGCCAAGGGATCTGACCTTGAGTTCGCTCTTGGCTACAGCCACCCGGTCAACGTTTCGGCTCCGGCCGGCATCACCTTTGCAGTAGAGGGACCGACCAAGCTCTCTGTCTCAGGAATCAACAAGCAGCAGGTCGGCGAAGTTGCTGCCAACATTCGCAAGCTGCGGAAGCCGGACCCCTACAAGGGCAAGGGCATCCGTTACGCAGGCGAAGTCATCCGCCGCAAGGTCGGAAAGGCTGGTAAGTAACCATGGCCATCTCCATTAACAAGAAGCGTACGAACAAGAGCAAGGCTGCTGGTCGCAGCCGCCGCCAGCTTCGTATCCGCAAGCGCATTTCCGGTACGGCTGTCCGCCCCCGCATGGTGGTCAACCGCTCCGCACGCCACGTATTTGTCCAGGTTGTCGACGACACCATTGGCCAGACCGTAGCAAGCGCGTCCACTCTGGAAGCTGACCTTCGTGCATTCGACGGTGACAAGACCGCCAAGGCCAAGCGCGTCGGCGAGCTCGTTGCCGAACGTGCCAAGGCTGCCGGCGTCGAGGCTGTCGTCTTCGACCGTGGTGGTAACAAGTACCACGGCCGGATTGCCGCCGTCGCTGACGGTGCACGCGAAGGTGGGCTGTCACTGTGACCGAAGCAAACAAGGAAAAGGACACTGTGTCTGCAGATCAGAAGGCGCCCGAAGCCGCAGCTGCTGAGACCACTGCCCCCGCTGCCGAGGACCGCCGTGGTGGCGCCCGTCGCGGCGAGCGTGGCGACCGCGGCCAGGGCCGTGGCGACCGCGGTGGCCGTGGCGGCCGCGACGGTGGCCGTGAAGCCGAAAAGAACCAGTTCGTAGAGCGCGTTGTCACCATCAACCGCGTTTCCAAGGTGGTCAAGGGTGGTCGTCGCTTCAGCTTCACCGCGCTGGTCGTCGTTGGTGACGGTAACGGCATGGTCGGCGTGGGCTACGGCAAGGCCAAGGAAGTTCCCGCTGCTATCGCCAAGGGCGTTGAAGAGGCCAAGAAGTCCTTCTTCCGCGTTCCCCGCGTTGGCAACACCATCCCGCACCGCGTTCAGGGTGAAGCCGCTGCCGGCGTCGTAATGCTGCGTCCGGCTTCCGCCGGTACCGGTGTTATCGCCGGTGGTCCGGTCCGTGCAGTACTGGAGTGCGTGGGCATCCACGACATCCTCTCCAAGTCGCTCGGTTCCTCCAACGCCATCAACATCGTTCACGCGACCGTTGATGCCCTGAAGCGCCTCGAAGAGCCGGCATCCGTGGCAGCACGCCGCGGCCTGCCGCTGGATGAGGTTGCCCCGGCGGCACTGGTGAAGGCTCTCCTCGCCCCGAAGGCAGGTGTCTAGTCATGGCTAAGAACCTGGTCCCCTCCGACGCTCAGTTGGAGATCACTCAGATCAAGTCCGCCATTGGCGGCAAGCAGAACCAGCGCGACACCCTGCGGTCCCTCGGCCTGAAGCGGATCGGACACACCGTTGTCCGCACCGCCGACGCCGTGACCGTTGGAATGCTCAACACGGTTCCGCACCTGGTAAAGGTAGAGGAGGCGAAGTAAATGGCAGAGAACACTGCTGATAAGGCACAGGCTGCTGAGAAGCAGAACGCCCTGAAGGTTCACCACCTGCGTCCCGCTCCGGGTGCCAAGACCGCCAAGACCCGTGTGGGTCGTGGTGAGGCATCCAAGGGTAAGACCGCCGGCCGCGGTACCAAGGGTACGGCTGCCCGCTACCAGGTGAAGGCTGGCTTTGCCGGCGGCCAGCTGCCGCTGCACATGCGCCTGCCGAAGCTGCGTGGCTTCAAAAACCCGTTCCGGGTTGAGTTCCAGGTTGTAAACCTGGACAAGCTCAACGAGCTGTTCCCGGAAGGTGGCGCAGTCACCGTGGAGAACCTGGTCGAAAAGGGTGCCGTTCGCAAGAACCAGCCCGTCAAGGTGCTGGGCACCGGCGACATCACCGTCAAGGTTGACGTCACGGCCCACGCATTCTCGGCCAGCGCCGCTGAAAAGATTGCTGCAGCAGGCGGAAGCACCACCGCCCTGTAAGGGACGGCGCCAGCTGTTGAACTCCCGGTATCCGTAGGCTTTGGCCTCGGATGCCGGGAGTTTTTCATATCCGCCGGGCGAATTTTTTCCGCCACCCGGCGCAGGTGCGCCACCGCGGATTGTTCGCATGGCGCATGGAACCGTTAGACTCGGATGTCGGGATCTATCGGTTCCCCTCACCCCACTCTTATTGACACCACAGGAGGACGCTTGCTTAGCGCATTTGGCCGGGCCTTTCGCACGCCTGATCTGCGACGCAAGTTGTTGTTCACGCTGGGAATCATCACCATCTTCCGCTTGGGTGCTTTCATTCCCTCGCCCGGTGTGAACTACCAGAATGTCCAGCAATGCTTGCAGAACGGTCAGACCGCCGGCGGGTTGTACCAGCTCGTAAACCTCTTCAGCGGCGGCGCGTTGCTCCAGGTGTCCATCTTCGCCCTGGGCATCATGCCCTACATCACGGCAAGCATCATCGTGCAGCTGCTCCGGGTGGTTATTCCCCGTTTCCAGCAGCTCTACGAAGAGGGCGCGTCCGGCCAGTCCAAGCTGACCCAGTACACGCGTTACCTCACCATTGCCCTGGGCCTGCTCAACGCCACCACCCTGGTGTCCCTGGCCCGTTCCGGGCAGCTGCTGCCGGGCTGCCAGCTGCCGGTGATCCCGGACACCAGCATCATCACCACCATCCTCATCATCATCACGCTCACGGCCGGTACCGGCCTGATCATGTGGATGGGCGAGCTCGTCACGGAGAAGGGCGTGGGCAACGGCATGTCGCTGCTCATCTTCACCTCCATCGCCGCGCAGTTCCCCACGTCGCTGGGTGCAATCTGGACCTCGCAGGGCCCCGGGACCTTCTTCATCGTCCTGGCAGTTGGCCTGCTCACCGTCGCGCTGGTGGTTTTCGTGGAACAGTCCCAGCGGCGCGTTCCGGTCCAGTACGCCAAGCGGATGATCGGCCGGCGAACTGTTGGCGGCACCAGCACCTACATTCCCATCAAGGTGAACATGGCCGGTGTCATCCCGGTGATCTTCGCTTCGTCCATGCTCTACATTCCCGGGTTGATCGCGCAGTTCAACCAGCCCCGGAACGGCGAGCCCATCCAGCCGTGGGTTGAGTGGATCAACAACAACCTGACCCGCGGTGACCACCCGATCTACATGGCGGTTTACTTCCTCCTGATCGTGTTCTTTACCTACTTCTACGTCGCGATTACCTTCAACCCTGAAGAAGTCTCGGACAACATGAAGAAGTACGGCGGCTTCATTCCAGGTATCCGCGCCGGCCGACCGACCGCTGATTACCTGCAGTACGTGCTTTCACGGATCACCCTGCCCGGCGCCCTCTACCTGGGCTTCGTGGCACTGATTCCGCTGGTGGCACTGGTACTGATCAACGCAAACCAGAACTTCCCGTTCGGTGGCACCTCGATCCTGATCATGGTGGGCGTTGGTTTGGAGACCGTAAAGCAGATTGATGCGCAGCTACAACAACGTCACTACGAAGGGCTTTTGCGATGACGAGAATGCTGATTATTGGACCTCCCGGTTCCGGAAAAGGAACGCAGGCGGAGCGGATTTCAGAACGCCTCGGCGTTGTGGCCATCTCCACCGGCGACATCTTCCGTGCCAACGTGAAGGGCGAAACGCCGCTGGGCCTCGAGGCCAAGAAGTACATGGACAACGGCGACTTCGTTCCGGACAGCGTGACCAACAAAATGGTCCGCGACCGCCTTGGCGAGTCCGACGTCGACGCCGGTTTCCTGCTGGACGGCTACCCGCGCACCACCGCGCAGGTGGATTACCTTGACGAGATCCTCGCCGACGGCGACGAGAAGCTCGACGTGGTCCTCCAGCTGACCGCCGACGACGAGGAACTGGTGCACCGCCTCCTGGGCCGGGCCAAGGAAACGGGCCGGAGCGACGACAACGAAGCCGTCATCCGCCACCGCCTGGATCTCTACCACGAGCAGACCGAAGCAGTGGTGTCGAAGTACGCCGAGCGCGGCATCCTCACCCAGGTCGACGGGATCGGCCCCATCGACGAAGTCACAAACCGCGTGATGCAGGCCATCAAGGCCGCACAGGCAGCCTGACCAAGGGCGCCCCGGTTTCTCGAGGCTCCTCCCGGCATCCGGGAGGAGCCTCAGCCATTTGAAAGGAAACACCATGGCCTTCGGCCAGCCCCGCATCGAATTCAAGAACAACGCCCAGATGCGCACCATGCACGAGGCAGGACTGGTCCTCAGCCGCGCTTTGGACGCCGCCGTTGCCGCCGCGGTGCCGGGGGTCACCACCAAGGATTTGGACGACGTCTTCGCCGCCGTCCTCAACGAGGCAGGCGCCAAGTCCAACTTCCTGGGCTACCACGGCTTCCCGGCCACCATCTGCACCTCCGTCAATGAGGAAGTGGTGCACGGCATTCCCGGCAGCCGGGTCCTGCAGGACGGGGACATCATCTCCATCGACGGCGGAGCGATCGTCGACGGCTGGCACTCCGACTCGGCCCGCACCGTGATCGTGGGCAGCGCGGATCCGGAGGACCAGCGGCTCTCCGACGTCACCCACGCAGCCATGTGGCGGGGAATCGCCGCGCTTGCCACCGGCTCGCACGTGGGCGACGTCGGCGCGGCCATCGACGACTACGTATCGTCCGTCCCCGGCAAACCGCTGGGCATCCTGGAGGACTACGTGGGCCACGGCATCGGCTCCGAGATGCATATGGCGCCGGACGTCCTGAACTACCGCACCAACCACCGCGGCCCCAAGATCAAGCCGGGCCTCTGCCTCGCCATTGAACCCATGCTGGTCCGCGGCGGCATCGAGACCGCGGTCCTCGAGGATGACTGGACCGTGGTGACCACCGACGGCAAGCGCTCCTGCCAGTGGGAGCATTCCGTGGCGGTGCACGAGAAGGGCATCTGGGTGCTTTCAGCGCCCGACGGCGGTGCGGAGCACCTGGTGCCCCTGGGCGTCACCCCCGTGCCGATCCCCTAGGGGACGCGCACTTCGCCCGCGATGCAGAAAATCCCTGTCGACCCCGAAAAAAGGGTCGGCAGGGATTT harbors:
- the rpmC gene encoding 50S ribosomal protein L29 codes for the protein MAVGSKDLAPAQLDGFDNERLVEELRKAKEELFNLRFQSATGQLENHGRLRAVKKDIARIYTVLRERELGIRAEVAAPVVEAKEEKKSKKASTKKADKAEKAETEEDAK
- the rpsQ gene encoding 30S ribosomal protein S17, whose amino-acid sequence is MSEKDQNVTETATEAKAGQRGYRKTRRGYVVSDKMEKTIVVEVEDRVKHALYGKVIRRTSKVKAHDEENTAGIGDLVVIAETRPLSATKNWRLVEILEKAK
- the rplN gene encoding 50S ribosomal protein L14; amino-acid sequence: MIQQESRLKVADNTGAKEILTIRVLGGSGRRYAGIGDVIVATVKDAIPGGNVKKGDVVKAVIVRTKKERRRADGSYIKFDENAAVILKNDGDPRGTRIFGPVGRELRDKKFMKIVSLAPEVL
- the rplX gene encoding 50S ribosomal protein L24, with the protein product MAAKIKKGDLVQVITGAKAERGGDRGKQGKVLRVFTDTNRVLVEGVNRVTKHTRVGQSQRGTKTGGIEVVEAPIHISNVALVDPSTKKPTRVGFRLDTVEKNGVKKTVRIRVSKSSGKDI
- the rplE gene encoding 50S ribosomal protein L5 encodes the protein MTETLETPATKIVPRLKTKYAETIKGQLQDEFKYQNVNQVPRLVKVVVNMGVGDAAKDSKLIDGAVRDLTQITGQKPQVTKARKSIAQFKLREGMPIGAHATLRGDRMWEFVDRLVSLALPRIRDFRGLSGKQFDGNGNYTFGLTEQVMFHEIDQDKIDRVRGMDITVVTTAKTDDEGRALLKALGFPFKTEA
- the rpsH gene encoding 30S ribosomal protein S8, which translates into the protein MTMTDPVADMLTRLRNANSAYHDSVSMPYSKLKARVADILKAEGFIAGWKEEDAEVGKKLTLDLKFGPNRERSIAGVRRISKPGLRVYAKSTNLPHVLGGLGIAILSTSSGLLTDKQAGKKGVGGEVLAYVW
- the rplR gene encoding 50S ribosomal protein L18 codes for the protein MAISINKKRTNKSKAAGRSRRQLRIRKRISGTAVRPRMVVNRSARHVFVQVVDDTIGQTVASASTLEADLRAFDGDKTAKAKRVGELVAERAKAAGVEAVVFDRGGNKYHGRIAAVADGAREGGLSL
- the rpsE gene encoding 30S ribosomal protein S5, giving the protein MTEANKEKDTVSADQKAPEAAAAETTAPAAEDRRGGARRGERGDRGQGRGDRGGRGGRDGGREAEKNQFVERVVTINRVSKVVKGGRRFSFTALVVVGDGNGMVGVGYGKAKEVPAAIAKGVEEAKKSFFRVPRVGNTIPHRVQGEAAAGVVMLRPASAGTGVIAGGPVRAVLECVGIHDILSKSLGSSNAINIVHATVDALKRLEEPASVAARRGLPLDEVAPAALVKALLAPKAGV
- the rpmD gene encoding 50S ribosomal protein L30 produces the protein MAKNLVPSDAQLEITQIKSAIGGKQNQRDTLRSLGLKRIGHTVVRTADAVTVGMLNTVPHLVKVEEAK
- the rplO gene encoding 50S ribosomal protein L15; the protein is MAENTADKAQAAEKQNALKVHHLRPAPGAKTAKTRVGRGEASKGKTAGRGTKGTAARYQVKAGFAGGQLPLHMRLPKLRGFKNPFRVEFQVVNLDKLNELFPEGGAVTVENLVEKGAVRKNQPVKVLGTGDITVKVDVTAHAFSASAAEKIAAAGGSTTAL
- the secY gene encoding preprotein translocase subunit SecY, yielding MLSAFGRAFRTPDLRRKLLFTLGIITIFRLGAFIPSPGVNYQNVQQCLQNGQTAGGLYQLVNLFSGGALLQVSIFALGIMPYITASIIVQLLRVVIPRFQQLYEEGASGQSKLTQYTRYLTIALGLLNATTLVSLARSGQLLPGCQLPVIPDTSIITTILIIITLTAGTGLIMWMGELVTEKGVGNGMSLLIFTSIAAQFPTSLGAIWTSQGPGTFFIVLAVGLLTVALVVFVEQSQRRVPVQYAKRMIGRRTVGGTSTYIPIKVNMAGVIPVIFASSMLYIPGLIAQFNQPRNGEPIQPWVEWINNNLTRGDHPIYMAVYFLLIVFFTYFYVAITFNPEEVSDNMKKYGGFIPGIRAGRPTADYLQYVLSRITLPGALYLGFVALIPLVALVLINANQNFPFGGTSILIMVGVGLETVKQIDAQLQQRHYEGLLR
- a CDS encoding adenylate kinase, with protein sequence MLIIGPPGSGKGTQAERISERLGVVAISTGDIFRANVKGETPLGLEAKKYMDNGDFVPDSVTNKMVRDRLGESDVDAGFLLDGYPRTTAQVDYLDEILADGDEKLDVVLQLTADDEELVHRLLGRAKETGRSDDNEAVIRHRLDLYHEQTEAVVSKYAERGILTQVDGIGPIDEVTNRVMQAIKAAQAA
- the map gene encoding type I methionyl aminopeptidase → MAFGQPRIEFKNNAQMRTMHEAGLVLSRALDAAVAAAVPGVTTKDLDDVFAAVLNEAGAKSNFLGYHGFPATICTSVNEEVVHGIPGSRVLQDGDIISIDGGAIVDGWHSDSARTVIVGSADPEDQRLSDVTHAAMWRGIAALATGSHVGDVGAAIDDYVSSVPGKPLGILEDYVGHGIGSEMHMAPDVLNYRTNHRGPKIKPGLCLAIEPMLVRGGIETAVLEDDWTVVTTDGKRSCQWEHSVAVHEKGIWVLSAPDGGAEHLVPLGVTPVPIP